In a genomic window of Tripterygium wilfordii isolate XIE 37 chromosome 8, ASM1340144v1, whole genome shotgun sequence:
- the LOC120004320 gene encoding ABC transporter G family member 4, with protein sequence MEDHSTPPLPLKAYRLIASSIFYAKSTTSNNSIAPLFLFKPCTTTPPTQILQDISVTAYPSQILAIVGPSGAGKSTLLDILAARRSPTNGNLLLNSLPLSPSSYRKLSAYVPQHDACLPMLTVAETFTFSALLLYPKTSEIDTIVSSLLSELRLTHLANTRLCHGLSGGERRRVSIGLSLLHDPAVLILDEPTSGLDSSSAFNVMQTLKSIATSRRSTVILSIHQPSFKILSTIDRILLLSKGSVVHHGTVASLESFLFSNGFTVPPQLNALEYAMEILNQIQENKPNTPPSLPRSPDNSTTTPPEKEARDVRYKSSRLREILILYGRFWKIIYRTRQLLLTNTLEALIVGLVLGTIYINIGYGKQGIEKRFGLFAFTLTFLLSSTTETLPIFINERPILLRETSSGVYRLSSYLVANTLVFLPYLLVIAVIYSISVYFLVGLCASWQTFSYFVLVIWVIILMANSFVLFLSSLVPNYIAGTSMVTVLLGGFFLFSGYFISKESMPKYWLFMHFFSMYKYALDALLINEYSCLVSKCLIWYEENKTCMVNGLDVLNKRGLHERQRWTNIYALIGFFLLYRVLCLLVLIRRVSRSKN encoded by the coding sequence ATGGAAGACCACTCAACACCACCGTTACCTCTCAAAGCATACAGATTGATTGCATCATCCATCTTCTATGCCAAGTCCACCACCTCCAACAACTCCATTGCTCCCCTCTTTCTCTTCAAGCCCTGCACCACAACCCCACCAACTCAAATCCTCCAAGACATCTCAGTCACTGCTTATCCATCTCAAATCCTAGCCATAGTTGGCCCTAGTGGAGCTGGAAAATCCACGCTGCTCGACATTTTAGCTGCTCGAAGATCGCCCACAAATGGCAATCTTCTTCTCAATTCTCTCCCTCTTAGTCCTTCTTCGTATCGAAAACTATCCGCTTATGTCCCTCAACATGATGCATGCCTTCCAATGCTTACTGTGGCTGAAACTTTCACATTCTCTGCCTTGCTTCTTTACCCCAAAACATCTGAAATTGACACAATTGTCTCTTCTCTTCTCAGTGAACTTAGGCTTACACACTTGGCCAACACAAGACTTTGTCATGGCCTATCCGGCGGGGAACGTAGACGGGTTTCTATAGGCCTGAGCCTCCTCCATGACCCTGCTGTGTTGATTCTTGATGAACCAACTTCAGGACTTGATAGCAGCTCTGCTTTCAATGTAATGCAGACCCTGAAATCAATCGCTACTTCGCGTCGAAGCACTGTGATCTTGTCCATCCATCAACCAAGCTTCAAGATTCTCTCTACTATTGATAGAATTCTTTTGTTGTCCAAAGGAAGTGTTGTTCATCATGGAACAGTAGCTTCACTTGAAAGCTTTTTATTCTCCAATGGCTTCACTGTCCCTCCGCAACTCAATGCCCTTGAATATGCCATGGAAATACTGAACCAGATCCAGGAGAATAAACCCAACACTCCACCTTCACTTCCTCGATCGCCAGACAATTCTACAACAACCCCACCAGAAAAAGAAGCTCGAGATGTTCGATATAAGAGCTCAAGACTCCGCGAAATCTTGATTCTTTATGGCAGATTTTGGAAAATCATATACAGAACAAGACAGTTACTTTTAACAAACACCTTGGAGGCACTAATTGTGGGTCTTGTTCTAGGAACAATCTACATCAATATTGGATATGGCAAACAAGGTATCGAGAAGAGATTTGGTCTCTTTGCATTCACTCTTACTTTTCTCCTCTCCTCAACAACCGAAACTCTTCCAATCTTCATCAATGAAAGGCCAATTCTACTCAGAGAAACCTCTAGTGGGGTTTACAGACTCTCATCATATCTTGTCGCAAACACCCTCGTTTTCTTACCATACTTGCTAGTAATAGCTGTTATATACTCCATTTCAGTTTACTTCTTAGTGGGTCTCTGTGCTTCATGGCAAACTTTCTCTTACTTTGTTTTGGTCATCTGGGTCATAATCTTGATGGCTAACTCATTTGTTCTGTTCTTAAGCTCTCTGGTTCCGAATTACATTGCTGGGACTTCTATGGTGACTGTGCTTCTCGGTGGCTTCTTTCTATTCTCTGGGTACTTTATTTCTAAGGAAAGCATGCCAAAGTACTGGCTCTTCATGCATTTCTTCTCCATGTACAAGTATGCTCTTGATGCTCTGCTCATTAACGAGTATTCCTGCCTGGTCTCAAAGTGTTTGATTTGGTACGAAGAGAACAAAACTTGTATGGTGAATGGACTTGATGTGCTGAACAAGAGAGGGCTCCATGAGAGGCAGAGATGGACAAATATTTATGCTTTGATTGGGTTCTTTCTGCTCTACCGTGTTCTTTGTTTGCTGGTTCTGATCAGAAGAGTCTCAAGATcaaaaaactaa
- the LOC120004522 gene encoding reticulon-like protein B1, with the protein MAEPEHAGEHEKEAESLMEKISEKIHGHDSSSSSSDSDDDKPLPADSVKAKIYRLFGREKRVHKVLGGGKPADVFLWRNKKISASVLGGATALWVFFELLEYHLITLVCHVLILALAIFFLGSNASTFINKSPPHIPEVTLPEKCVLEVASAIRFEINRALAVVRDIASGRDLKKFLIVVAGLWILSLVGSSFNFLTLFYISFVLLHTVPVLYEKYEDQVDAFAEKAMIEIRKQYAVFDAKVLSKIPKGPLKDKKKN; encoded by the exons ATGGCGGAGCCGGAGCATGCTGGTGAGCATGAAAAGGAGGCTGAATCTTTGATGGAGAAGATCAGCGAGAAGATCCACGGTCATGATTCGTCTTCATCGTCTTCCGATTCCGATGATGACAAGCCATTGCCCGCTGATTCTGTCAAGGCCAAGATTTATCGGCTCTTCGGGAGGGAGAAGCGCGTTCATAAAGTCTTGGGCGGTGGAAAAC CTGCTGATGTTTTTCTATGGAGAAACAAGAAAATATCCGCAAGTGTGCTTGGTGGTGCTACTGCACTGTGGGTCTTTTTTGAATTGCTAGAATACCACCTGATCACTCTTGTCTGCCATGTTTTGATACTCGCTCTGGCTATCTTTTTCTTGGGGTCGAATGCATCTACCTTTATCAACAA GTCTCCACCACACATACCAGAGGTTACACTTCCCGAGAAGTGTGTCCTTGAAGTTGCCTCTGCTATCAGATTTGAGATCAACCGTGCATTGGCTGTTGTTCGAGATATTGCATCTGGCAGAGATTTGAAGAAGTTCCTTATT GTTGTGGCTGGTTTGTGGATTTTGTCCCTGGTGGGGAGCTCCTTTAACTTCTTGACCTTGTTCTACATAT CCTTTGTTCTTCTGCACACAGTGCCAGTGCTCTATGAGAAATATGAGGATCAGGTTGATGCATTTGCGGAAAAAGCAATGATTGAGATCAGGAAACAGTACGCAGTGTTT
- the LOC120003480 gene encoding probable membrane-associated kinase regulator 5: MEALYLLKLWRPTTSSHKENCQISNHLVGTEDDEYDEYDEGDDSFFELEFSAPDFDTTITNNKTTTTAGNDGDNNNGPGSETHERDERFDSNQEPLDNSAIKTEFPQQTLSVSPTETISKRKILPIEPINKTQSSSISLLKSAPKLRVFMFKNPKMASLKTERTGKTERTTKQQNKLFAVKFKFEESPNQSVSTTSNTSKRRNPVKGGSLPDESSKSFSKDVMQRYLKLIKPLYVKISKRNGEKTKSSGDSSVTSSPASSPATAPLCSPRNERQGNVASGFGTVSKHFGKSKSASAATYAPPSPASRRDDSLLLQHDGIQGAIMHCKRSFNSTRDSSLLSRFTSDPLPGDSMDWPRKSNEEN, from the exons ATGGAAGCTCTGTACTTACTCAAGTTATGGAGACCTACCACCAGCTCCCACAAAGAGAACTGCCAAATTTCTAATCATCTGGTGGGAACAGAGGATGATGAGTATGATGAGTATGATGAAGGAGATGATTCGTTTTTTGAATTAGAGTTCAGTGCTCCTGATTTTGACACCACCATTACCAACAACAAGACAACCACCACGGCTGGCAACGACGGCGACAACAACAACGGCCCAGGAAGTGAAACCCATGAAAGAGACGAGAGGTTTGACTCTAACCAAGAACCACTCGATAATTCAGCCATTAAAACTGAGTTTCCACAGCAGACCCTGTCCGTGTCTCCGACTgaaacaatttccaaaagaaAAATCCTCCCCATTGAACCCATTAACAAGACCCAATCTTCTTCCATTTCGTTGTTGAAATCAGCTCCTAAGCTACGAGTCTTCATGTTCAAGAATCCCAAGATGGCCTCACTCAAAACGGAGAGAACAGGGAAAACAGAGAGGACTACAAAGCAACAGAACAAGCTTTTTGCGGTCAAGTTCAAGTTTGaagaatctccaaatcaatcagTCTCAACCACATCAAATACTTCTAAGAGGCGAAACCCAGTTAAAGGTGGCTCATTGCCCGATGAATCTTCGAAGAGCTTCTCGAAAGATGTTATGCAGAGGTACTTAAAGCTAATCAAGCCTTTATATGTCAAAATTTCGAAGAGAAACGGCGAGAAGACGAAGTCCTCCGGTGATTCATCGGTGACGTCATCACCTGCATCTTCTCCAGCGACGGCTCCGTTGTGTTCTCCGAGGAACGAGAGGCAGGGGAATGTGGCATCTGGGTTTGGAACGGTATCAAAGCATTTTGGGAAAAGTAAATCGGCTTCTGCGGCTACTTATGCGCCGCCGTCGCCGGCGAGCAGGAGAGATGATTCGCTGCTGCTACAGCATGACGGGATTCAAGGTGCAATCATGCACTGCAAGAGATCGTTCAACTCCACTAGAG ATTCTTCACTGTTATCGCGGTTCACAAGTGATCCGTTGCCAGGAGATTCTATGGATTGGCCAAGAAAATCCAATGAAGAGAATTGA